The genome window CACGACGGTGAAAAGTAAAGGAATGGAGATGACGTCGTCATCGAACAAGCTGTTAGCAGGTTACATGGCGCATGAGTTCCGGACGAAGGGGACGGTGTTAGGGCACAAATTGGAGGGTGATAGGGCGGAGAAAGGGGCGGTGGTGGAGAATGAGAGGTATAAAGAGATAACGAGCTTGTTGATGATGAGGAATGATGGTGGAGTTCATATACCGGGTGTTGTGAATCCTGCACAGCTTGCTCGCTGGATTCAGATGTAGTTGTGATTGAAattgttgttctggtttcatTAGTGTTGTACTTGATTGATTTCTTTCAGTGATTTGATCATGATATGAtatgagatgttatgtggttcAAGTTTTGTACTTTTCGTTGTTGTGCTTGTTTGTGTCTAAATAACGTAACTCTAGATAAcaagataattttttttttttttttaacttgccaacagaatcaatcccgagTCCTCTCGGGGCATTCAATGGACCAAACGGAGTATCCCAAAAGCAACCCGAGTCCATCAATTCTGGGGAAAACccagtaacccacccgcccgtaaaCATAATGATatctctcaagagaaatacaAACTTTcgaccacttgatctagagatcgtTCCCAAGATAATTTTTTTAAGGTTAGAATTAGAGTTTGGTATTTTGTTTTGTatgt of Helianthus annuus cultivar XRQ/B chromosome 1, HanXRQr2.0-SUNRISE, whole genome shotgun sequence contains these proteins:
- the LOC110878149 gene encoding uncharacterized protein LOC110878149, with product MNERLYGILNHKENNRDSPHRRVHPPLPPASPRVAVAASTTVKSKGMEMTSSSNKLLAGYMAHEFRTKGTVLGHKLEGDRAEKGAVVENERYKEITSLLMMRNDGGVHIPGVVNPAQLARWIQM